The genomic DNA AGAGATATCATGCCAAAGACTGTCAATTAAAGCCACCCGCTACATGTTCTTGTATATGTTCTTTTGAATTGAGACTGAGATTGAGGTTTTACTCTAAATATATgatattagggctgggcgatatggacaaaatcaagtatcacaatatatttgaccaaatacctcgatatcgatattgcaacgataatgtagagatgactcttgatgctttcactaaatatttccatgatgaaatgtttgataaataatcatcggTAATGTggttataatgacaaagtgggtaaaaagtaaataacagaacagctagaagagtctggtaagttcagaaaagtACACgtttttacagtaatgcaacatttaaaaacaggaagagacaactctgatgacatatcacgatatcgatataatatcaatatattgcccagccctatatGATATATATGATTATATCTGATATTTAATCCCTGTCCCAGCAGAATGCCAAAATCAAAGGAAGTGCTGTCCTCCACATCTGGAAGTGACTCCGACAGTGAAGTAGAGACCAAGGTTTGCGTTGAAATACTAGAAGTCAACTatgtgttgttgtatttatCATCTATGGTAAGGATGTAGTGAGGAGCAAGAAGTTGaaactgagtttttttttttaggcaaagagaaagaagtcCAGTGTACCAGAGAAACCAGCCAAGAAACCAAAGAGCGGAGAGAGTTCCAAGCCCAGCGGCTCATCTAAAGGCAGCAGTAACAGTGATGATAACATGTTCCAGGTGGGTCACATCATAGCTCTACTGTACGTTCCAATGTGTTGATGATGTTTAAATTTAGATGTTTAGATGTCAtttaggctgcgttcacactgtaacccaaaatccgatttttagccaatctagattggaaacagatggctcttatgaagtctgaacagtcataaatcacgtGAAATCCGTTTTTTGCTAACCAGATCAAAACcgcctttgggaggaagtttcaaatctcatttggacagatgtgtctgagtctgaacagctccaaacactcaaattggatttgactgtccatgacgtctctctacgtttctacagtctgaacagagccaaatccgatttggacacttgctaaaaacagtgtggacagtcaggcctaaaaatttgatttgagaaggaatcagatttgaatcagatttgcctgcagtgtgaacgcagccttagaCTGACGTTTAATAACTTAAATAGACTAGAAGATCAATTCTGGTTTGTGTTAGGTGTAAATGTACTGTTATACAAACCACTTGCACAGCAAATTTAGGCTATTGTATACTATCATGTTCTAAACAGGCTGGTTCAGatgataaaatgtatttatcaccTCCAGTTGAAAGTTGAATGTGATTTTTGCAGATTGGAAAGATGAGATATGTCAGCGTCAGAGACTTCAAAGGTAAAGTTCTGATTGACATCAGAGAGTACTGGATGAACCAAGATGGAGAGATGAAGCCAGGGAAGAAAGGTAATTACatgtaatgtgtatgtgtaataGAAGCTCCTTTCAGACATGCAGCCCTTTCCAATCTGGTGGCAATTTAACATGTTTGTCTCATGTTTGGCCTGTTGGTAAATAAGAATTGGCCGATGTCATTGTAGGGTCAGACTCAGACAGTAGTAGCAACAGTAGCAGTGTCTGTACTGTACAACTTCTTATGAAGTAGGTCATTGTATAGCAGGCTGAAGGTGTTtttacaaaaagaagaaaaaaaatcttgtgaaagattttttatgaatttatgcTCATTCAAAAATATGTAATGATGGGCTGaattactttacattttttattataatcatttctttgtttccctgtggaatgaataaataaaacataattaacatcataaaaaataaaacgaGTATGGGTTGTGATCAGACCATCCATCCTCTCTACACTCTCTACTTTCATTTCCTGCcagttgctctctctctctctctctctctctctctctctctccctctattaacataaatctgtctgtctgatatAAAGCCATCACTTTAAATGTTAACAGTTAGGTGAAGACAGTATATTGTTGCATATTTCACGTTTAAAAAGGGTATATATAGGgtagatatataatatatgtatatataagttACATGTTGTGTATGACAAAGTTTGAAACTCTTAACTTTCTTGTAGGGATCTCCCTGAATCCTGAACAATGGAACCAACTGAAGGACCAGATCTCAGAAATTGACGACGCCATTAAGAGAATATAAGCATTCCTTTTCCATGTTAACTGTTGGCTAATCAGTTTTGTAAAAACTGGGATTGTTTTCTAACGaaatttgtttcatttgtagTTGTATGGAACTAGTGCCATCTGCATAGTGTGGCTTTCTGTGTGAAACTTGTTTTTTGAGCTGTTGTAGTAAAGGTGTGAGTGGATAAGTACGTGGTTGTTCTTTAcagtgggtgggggggggggggggattattaCAGTGATGAATAAAAACGAGGTACTAGCCTAACCTGTTTTTTTCCACTACATGTGTAAGTTTTCTTGTTCACAGTTTGACTGTCTACTTCTAGATAGAGATCATAAGACTTTGTTTCATCTGACCTTTGAAATATGCAGCACTCAATGTCAGTGCTCTTAATTTGTGAAAGCCGAGCCCAGACTGTCATGTTGTACCAGCTGATCACATCCATGGTCAACATGGCTGatgttttgaaaataaatgatattatcCAATAAACTGGCATATTCACTTGTTAAAGACATTGTTTATAACTACAGCAAACTTAGATAAGTAATACAATGCTTTCATGTATTTATATGATATTATagttatattatttgtatttttttttttacaaagttcCCTGGGTCAATAATGTGATGCTTCCTAGTGTCAACTGGTGTAAGCAGTAcgttttcataaaaatctgattatatacaggaaaataaatgtggaataaatataatccacttttgcaatgcaacactttgtttttttaaaaaacaatcttCACATAATTAAAACTTATTTAGAAAAcatggttgtttttaggatatgtctATGATATGTATAtttgacaaaatgctttaaaatgtaaatgtagaaatactccaaaaatgtttcatttcatttgatgtttttaaatgaagtcattatttgtataagttCACTTAAATACATCgtaggtgatcaaatatttaatatttatcattcttttgtggttacaccgtttgacattttcaggagcattcagtcttacttttggataaaaaaaatggtgcaaatgtcatttaaatgatataaaagcaacacaaatactaaatgtacattttaacaaacctgatgctgcttttaaaactacttCTTCAGATATTTATGAATTGCTTGTCAACACGTATTAGTCACTGACCCATATGTATTATCATAAGTCGATGAAGGCTATGATGAAGATGGAAACGTACGATGCCAAAAATGTCAgcaaataatcatttattataatgGAACAATGAACTTAAGTTAACTATAATATGAGGTGTGTTAGCCAGCAGCATCAGTGCTGgaaattcccccccccccaccccaggGAAGATGAGATATTAtcttctgttgttttaagacgTACACATATGAAGTATTAACCCTCTATGTCACTTTGTTGATTATTATACCAtccctttaaatgttttgtttttttaaaatataatgtcaCCAGACATGTCCTCATCCTCATCCAATAAAATTAGGGGTAAAATgggtttgacctttgacctttcagGAGCCAAAGCTGTATGACATGCAGTGACAGTAAATGGTAagatatcatttatttttacatgtttaaattaaaaggaacttaaagaataaaaataaaatgtgcatgaaTATGTAAACAAGTATATTTGGTTGTTTTCATTTACCTCATTCATTTCCTCAGAGCAACATTATGCAGTAAGGACAGTCATGCTGAAGCAGGGGCACTCAACTCTTCTGCCTGCATGTTGTGATGATGATCAGAAATGATCCGTTTGTTAGCAGTTAATGATCAGTTGATCACATGGATCAGTAGTGGTGGAGCAGGATTGAGAAACACAGTGGAGTGCATCATTCTTCCAAAgatgattttgttttctttgtccaTTCATAGTTGTTTTTGTAAGAATTATGAAATGGAATAATTAACTGAAAGGGGGAGACAAAAACTTACTGcctgtttttaatttctttttttttttttaaacccaacATAAATGAGATTTCTTTATCCAATTtacatttctttcattcatttcattaaacttacacttttttttttaacttcaatccttttttcctgtttttttttttacttttaatttataTAGATGCCAGAACTTTTTATGGAAGGAGTTTGATGATGTGAATGTGTTGGGAGGATAAAGgtatgacatttttaaagtgtaaacTCTGTAATGTCTTTTTACAGGAGATGGCCTATCCATTGACACTGAGCCTGtgctgaagatgaagatgaagatgctGCAGACATGTCAGAAGATGATGTTCCACACTTGCCCTGTTGGAGGCGTGAATTTCAGTTTCACTATTGCTGAAGAATACACGGAGAAGTAGAAAAGAGGATCCATGCACCCATTCCAATCCCTTATATGCGCCTGGATGCCACAGCCCACTGCATGATGATATCTGACTAGAAGCCTAGATGTGCAACGGTACCCCAAAAGTCAAACACCAAAAATGTGATATCCACCTCTGCTTCACATCAATCAGCAAAGCTTCCTGAGATTCCACACAGAATGCTCATCAGTATGTTTGACTATGCTAAGAGATGCTGTGATTGAAACCATGCTCAACAAACTCACATTCATATACACAGGATCACTCATAATGCGCGCGCGCACACGCATAcgcacacgcgcgcacacacacacacacacacacacagtttttgtaTTAAATGCTTGGGTGAAAGTTAACTTAATGTTTGTTCTAATAAAATGAGTATTT from Scomber japonicus isolate fScoJap1 chromosome 9, fScoJap1.pri, whole genome shotgun sequence includes the following:
- the sub1b gene encoding SUB1 regulator of transcription b codes for the protein MPKSKEVLSSTSGSDSDSEVETKAKRKKSSVPEKPAKKPKSGESSKPSGSSKGSSNSDDNMFQIGKMRYVSVRDFKGKVLIDIREYWMNQDGEMKPGKKGISLNPEQWNQLKDQISEIDDAIKRI